Proteins encoded together in one Falco biarmicus isolate bFalBia1 chromosome 4, bFalBia1.pri, whole genome shotgun sequence window:
- the IL17RE gene encoding interleukin-17 receptor E isoform X3: MRRGRPGAGRGAAAARPWGARCCSPPPRCCCRGSGPPSPASGSPPTSSAGPPVSSGGAGRRARGSRALQELSGVRGLQLNFLELGSNRAGWLQVWRRHRAPRSSPWQVQFDCFPAESGQQVLVSLRTIPDRGLALSRRRLVTAELPGPVFNHAWVPEARAIEVWVPEGPALMVRLCHQLALECEELPRPFHQQVLVLGGSRVSLPYEFLVPCLCIEASYPHHDSPRSKRCPFRDQPAAYGPELWSSVRFHDYSASSKDQMAMVLSTSCPLHPRATLCWRDVAAETAPCHDIPNSTASEEEQAYTLDKVDVHPQLCFRFSYRNSSHVECPHQPETAWNVSVSIWGLQLRLHLTSSIPTAFSAALCQRRSGQCEAEAPLYTVTQPEGSAPGELALLLPVQVLGSCVLVWRSDVRFARKQLLCPDVSRRHFGLLGLALVLGLVVTVLLLNCRSTWRPADGGLGGRPVLLLYSPDSEEHLGLVCALAERLRAGLGCDVHLDLWEAGGLGQAGTLPWLYAQRGRVGRQHGTVLLLWSRGSARLFRRWRVGAAGGTAGDAHDIFGAAMACLHGELGVAGHGGGWVLAYFSHLCSPRDVPRPLRPLPTYRLPRQLPGLLGALRGSPPVPRRWGRAGGLLHRLLEEGAGEGTPPARPSGVAAGT; encoded by the exons atgcggcggggccggcccggggcggggcggggagcggcggcggctcgGCCATGGGGCGCCCGGTGCTgctcgccgccgccgcgctgctgctgccgtGGGTCGGGGCCGCCGTCACCCGCTTCCGGGTCTCCGCCAACTTC GAGTGCCGGGCCACCGGTGAGtagcggcggggccgggcggcgagCGCGGGGCTCCCGGGCTCTGCAGG AGCTCAGCGGTGTCCGTGGGCTGCAGCTCAACTTCCTGGAGCTGGGCTCCAACCGGGCGGGCTGGCTGCAGGTGTGGCGGCGGCACCGGGCACCGCGCAGCTCACCG tGGCAGGTGCAGTTCGACTGCTTCCCGGCGGAGAGTGGGCAGCAGGTCCTGGTGTCCCTGCGCACCATCCCTGACCGAGGTTTGGCCCTCAGCCGTCGCCGTCTGGTCACTGCTGAGCTGCCCG ggccTGTCTTCAACCATGCCTGGGTCCCTGAGGCACGGGCCATCGAGGTGTGGGTGCCCGAAGGCCCTGCCCTGATGGTGCGGCTGTGCCACCAGCTGGCCCTGGAGTGCGAGGAGCTGCCCCGGCCCTTCCACCAGCAG gtgctggtgctggggggcagccgCGTCTCGCTGCCGTATGAGTTCCTGGTGCCCTGCCTGTGTATCGAG GCCTCTTACCCACACCACGACAGCCCACGCAGCAAGCGCTGCCCCTTCCGTGACCAGCCAGCCGCCT ATGGCCCCGAGCTGTGGTCCTCAGTGCGCTTCCACGACTACAGTGCCAGCAGCAAGGACCAGATGGCGATGGTGCTGAGCACCAGCTGCCCCCTACACCCGCGGGCCACCCTGTGCTGGAGAGATGTGGCGGCTGAGACTGCGCCCTGCCATGACATCCCCAACTCCACAGCCAGTGAGGAGGAGCAG GCATATACACTGGACAAGGTGGATGTAcacccccagctctgcttccGG TTCTCCTACAGGAACAGCAGCCATGTAGAGTGTCCCCACCAGCCAG AGACCGCCTGGAACGTTTCAGTGAGCATTTGGGGGCTGCAGTTGCGCCTGCACCTCACCTCcagcatccccacagccttCAGCGCAGCCCTCTGCCAGCGCCGGAGTGGGCAGTGTGAGGCTGAGGCCCCACTCTACACCGTCACACAG CCGGAGGGCTCTGCCCCGGgggagctggcactgctgctgccagtgcaggTCCTGGGCAGCTGCGTGCTG GTGTGGCGCTCAGATGTGCGCTTTGCTCGGAAGCAGCTGCTCTGTCCTGATG TCTCCCGCAGGCACTTTGGGCTGCTGGGCCTGGCactggtgctggggctggtggtgaCTGTGCTGCTTCTCAACTGCCGCAGCACCTGGAGGCCGGCTGATG GTGGCCTGGGCGGGCGCCCCGTGCTGCTGCTGTACTCCCCGGACTCGGAGGAGCACCTTGGCCTGGTGTGCGCACTGGCCGAGCGCCTGCGTGCGGGGCTGGGCTGCGACGTGCACCTGGACCTGTGGGAAGCAGGTGGCTTGGGGCAGGCAGGCACCCTGCCATGGCTCTACGCCCAGCGGGGCCGCGTGGGCCGCCAGCATGGCACTGTCCTCCTTCTCTGGAGCCGGGGCAGTGCCCGGCTTTTCCGCCGGTGGCGGGTCGGGGCAGCCGGTGGGACCGCTGGCGATGCCCACGACATCTTCGGGGCGGCCATGGCCTGCCTgcacggggagctgggggtggcgGGACATGGTGGCGGGTGGGTGCTGGCCTACTTCAGCCATCTCTGCAGCCCCCGCGATGTCCCCAGGCCACTCCGACCCCTGCCCACCTACCGCCTGCCCcggcagctgcctgggctgctgggtgCCCTGCGGGGCAGCCCCCCGGTTCCCCGccgctggggcagagcaggggggcTCCTGCACcggctgctggaggagggggctggggagggcaccCCCCCAGCTCGACCCTCCGGGGTGGCAGCTGGCACCTGA
- the IL17RE gene encoding interleukin-17 receptor E isoform X5: MGRPVLLAAAALLLPWVGAAVTRFRVSANFECRATELSGVRGLQLNFLELGSNRAGWLQVWRRHRAPRSSPWQVQFDCFPAESGQQVLVSLRTIPDRGLALSRRRLVTAELPGPVFNHAWVPEARAIEVWVPEGPALMVRLCHQLALECEELPRPFHQQVLVLGGSRVSLPYEFLVPCLCIEASYPHHDSPRSKRCPFRDQPAAYGPELWSSVRFHDYSASSKDQMAMVLSTSCPLHPRATLCWRDVAAETAPCHDIPNSTASEEEQAYTLDKVDVHPQLCFRFSYRNSSHVECPHQPETAWNVSVSIWGLQLRLHLTSSIPTAFSAALCQRRSGQCEAEAPLYTVTQPEGSAPGELALLLPVQVLGSCVLVWRSDVRFARKQLLCPDVSRRHFGLLGLALVLGLVVTVLLLNCRSTWRPADGGLGGRPVLLLYSPDSEEHLGLVCALAERLRAGLGCDVHLDLWEAGGLGQAGTLPWLYAQRGRVGRQHGTVLLLWSRGSARLFRRWRVGAAGGTAGDAHDIFGAAMACLHGELGVAGHGGGWVLAYFSHLCSPRDVPRPLRPLPTYRLPRQLPGLLGALRGSPPVPRRWGRAGGLLHRLLEEGAGEGTPPARPSGVAAGT, encoded by the exons ATGGGGCGCCCGGTGCTgctcgccgccgccgcgctgctgctgccgtGGGTCGGGGCCGCCGTCACCCGCTTCCGGGTCTCCGCCAACTTC GAGTGCCGGGCCACCG AGCTCAGCGGTGTCCGTGGGCTGCAGCTCAACTTCCTGGAGCTGGGCTCCAACCGGGCGGGCTGGCTGCAGGTGTGGCGGCGGCACCGGGCACCGCGCAGCTCACCG tGGCAGGTGCAGTTCGACTGCTTCCCGGCGGAGAGTGGGCAGCAGGTCCTGGTGTCCCTGCGCACCATCCCTGACCGAGGTTTGGCCCTCAGCCGTCGCCGTCTGGTCACTGCTGAGCTGCCCG ggccTGTCTTCAACCATGCCTGGGTCCCTGAGGCACGGGCCATCGAGGTGTGGGTGCCCGAAGGCCCTGCCCTGATGGTGCGGCTGTGCCACCAGCTGGCCCTGGAGTGCGAGGAGCTGCCCCGGCCCTTCCACCAGCAG gtgctggtgctggggggcagccgCGTCTCGCTGCCGTATGAGTTCCTGGTGCCCTGCCTGTGTATCGAG GCCTCTTACCCACACCACGACAGCCCACGCAGCAAGCGCTGCCCCTTCCGTGACCAGCCAGCCGCCT ATGGCCCCGAGCTGTGGTCCTCAGTGCGCTTCCACGACTACAGTGCCAGCAGCAAGGACCAGATGGCGATGGTGCTGAGCACCAGCTGCCCCCTACACCCGCGGGCCACCCTGTGCTGGAGAGATGTGGCGGCTGAGACTGCGCCCTGCCATGACATCCCCAACTCCACAGCCAGTGAGGAGGAGCAG GCATATACACTGGACAAGGTGGATGTAcacccccagctctgcttccGG TTCTCCTACAGGAACAGCAGCCATGTAGAGTGTCCCCACCAGCCAG AGACCGCCTGGAACGTTTCAGTGAGCATTTGGGGGCTGCAGTTGCGCCTGCACCTCACCTCcagcatccccacagccttCAGCGCAGCCCTCTGCCAGCGCCGGAGTGGGCAGTGTGAGGCTGAGGCCCCACTCTACACCGTCACACAG CCGGAGGGCTCTGCCCCGGgggagctggcactgctgctgccagtgcaggTCCTGGGCAGCTGCGTGCTG GTGTGGCGCTCAGATGTGCGCTTTGCTCGGAAGCAGCTGCTCTGTCCTGATG TCTCCCGCAGGCACTTTGGGCTGCTGGGCCTGGCactggtgctggggctggtggtgaCTGTGCTGCTTCTCAACTGCCGCAGCACCTGGAGGCCGGCTGATG GTGGCCTGGGCGGGCGCCCCGTGCTGCTGCTGTACTCCCCGGACTCGGAGGAGCACCTTGGCCTGGTGTGCGCACTGGCCGAGCGCCTGCGTGCGGGGCTGGGCTGCGACGTGCACCTGGACCTGTGGGAAGCAGGTGGCTTGGGGCAGGCAGGCACCCTGCCATGGCTCTACGCCCAGCGGGGCCGCGTGGGCCGCCAGCATGGCACTGTCCTCCTTCTCTGGAGCCGGGGCAGTGCCCGGCTTTTCCGCCGGTGGCGGGTCGGGGCAGCCGGTGGGACCGCTGGCGATGCCCACGACATCTTCGGGGCGGCCATGGCCTGCCTgcacggggagctgggggtggcgGGACATGGTGGCGGGTGGGTGCTGGCCTACTTCAGCCATCTCTGCAGCCCCCGCGATGTCCCCAGGCCACTCCGACCCCTGCCCACCTACCGCCTGCCCcggcagctgcctgggctgctgggtgCCCTGCGGGGCAGCCCCCCGGTTCCCCGccgctggggcagagcaggggggcTCCTGCACcggctgctggaggagggggctggggagggcaccCCCCCAGCTCGACCCTCCGGGGTGGCAGCTGGCACCTGA
- the JAGN1 gene encoding protein jagunal homolog 1, whose amino-acid sequence MASRGGPRAAGTDGSDFQHRERVASHYQMSVALKTEIKKLIYTHVGIWLLLLAQMCVGHLKLLPHDQVAMPYQWEYPYLLSILPSLLGLLSFPRNNISYLVLSMISTGLFSVAPLIYGAMEMFPMAQQLYRHGKAYRFIFGFSAVSVMYLVVVVAAQVHGWQLYYSKKLLDSWFTSTQEKKKK is encoded by the exons ATGGCCTCCCGCGGGGGTCCCCGCGCTGCCGGCACCGATGGCAGCGACTTCCAGCACCGTGAGCGCGTGGCCTCTCACTACCAGATGAG CGTGGCCCTCAAGACAGAGATCAAGAAACTGATCTACACGCATGTGGGcatctggctgctgctgctggcccagaTGTGTGTAGGGCACCTCAAGCTGCTGCCCCACGACCAGGTGGCCATGCCCTACCAGTGGGAGTACCCCTACCTGCTCAGcatcctgccctccctcctggGCCTCCTGTCCTTCCCCCGAAACAACATCAGCTACCTGGTACTCTCCATGATCAGCACCGGCCTCTTCTCTGTGGCTCCTCTCATCTACGGGGCCATGGAGATGTTCCCCATGGCGCAGCAGCTCTACCGTCATGGCAAAGCTTACCGCTTCATCTTCGGCTTCTCAGCTGTCTCTGTCATGTacctggtggtggtggtggctgccCAGGTGCATGGCTGGCAGCTCTACTACAGCAAGAAGCTGCTGGACTCCTGGTTTACCAGCACgcaggagaagaagaagaaatga
- the IL17RE gene encoding interleukin-17 receptor E isoform X2 → MGRPVLLAAAALLLPWVGAAVTRFRVSANFECRATADSTLSRPRCRRPARPGPPLEPPALALSGARLCLPAQPCRPCLRVRLALPAAELSGVRGLQLNFLELGSNRAGWLQVWRRHRAPRSSPWQVQFDCFPAESGQQVLVSLRTIPDRGLALSRRRLVTAELPGPVFNHAWVPEARAIEVWVPEGPALMVRLCHQLALECEELPRPFHQQVLVLGGSRVSLPYEFLVPCLCIEASYPHHDSPRSKRCPFRDQPAAYGPELWSSVRFHDYSASSKDQMAMVLSTSCPLHPRATLCWRDVAAETAPCHDIPNSTASEEEQAYTLDKVDVHPQLCFRFSYRNSSHVECPHQPETAWNVSVSIWGLQLRLHLTSSIPTAFSAALCQRRSGQCEAEAPLYTVTQPEGSAPGELALLLPVQVLGSCVLVWRSDVRFARKQLLCPDGEWRSGGAWRVEVADRDPPLTAPLPVSRRHFGLLGLALVLGLVVTVLLLNCRSTWRPADGGLGGRPVLLLYSPDSEEHLGLVCALAERLRAGLGCDVHLDLWEAGGLGQAGTLPWLYAQRGRVGRQHGTVLLLWSRGSARLFRRWRVGAAGGTAGDAHDIFGAAMACLHGELGVAGHGGGWVLAYFSHLCSPRDVPRPLRPLPTYRLPRQLPGLLGALRGSPPVPRRWGRAGGLLHRLLEEGAGEGTPPARPSGVAAGT, encoded by the exons ATGGGGCGCCCGGTGCTgctcgccgccgccgcgctgctgctgccgtGGGTCGGGGCCGCCGTCACCCGCTTCCGGGTCTCCGCCAACTTC GAGTGCCGGGCCACCG CCGACAGCACGCTGAGCcgcccccgctgccgccgcccggcccggcccgggcccccGCTGGAGCCACCCGCCCTGGCGCTGAGCGGGGCCCGCCTGTGCCTGCCCGCGCAGCCGTGCCGGCCCTGCCTGCGGGTGCGCCTGGCACTCCCCGCCGCAG AGCTCAGCGGTGTCCGTGGGCTGCAGCTCAACTTCCTGGAGCTGGGCTCCAACCGGGCGGGCTGGCTGCAGGTGTGGCGGCGGCACCGGGCACCGCGCAGCTCACCG tGGCAGGTGCAGTTCGACTGCTTCCCGGCGGAGAGTGGGCAGCAGGTCCTGGTGTCCCTGCGCACCATCCCTGACCGAGGTTTGGCCCTCAGCCGTCGCCGTCTGGTCACTGCTGAGCTGCCCG ggccTGTCTTCAACCATGCCTGGGTCCCTGAGGCACGGGCCATCGAGGTGTGGGTGCCCGAAGGCCCTGCCCTGATGGTGCGGCTGTGCCACCAGCTGGCCCTGGAGTGCGAGGAGCTGCCCCGGCCCTTCCACCAGCAG gtgctggtgctggggggcagccgCGTCTCGCTGCCGTATGAGTTCCTGGTGCCCTGCCTGTGTATCGAG GCCTCTTACCCACACCACGACAGCCCACGCAGCAAGCGCTGCCCCTTCCGTGACCAGCCAGCCGCCT ATGGCCCCGAGCTGTGGTCCTCAGTGCGCTTCCACGACTACAGTGCCAGCAGCAAGGACCAGATGGCGATGGTGCTGAGCACCAGCTGCCCCCTACACCCGCGGGCCACCCTGTGCTGGAGAGATGTGGCGGCTGAGACTGCGCCCTGCCATGACATCCCCAACTCCACAGCCAGTGAGGAGGAGCAG GCATATACACTGGACAAGGTGGATGTAcacccccagctctgcttccGG TTCTCCTACAGGAACAGCAGCCATGTAGAGTGTCCCCACCAGCCAG AGACCGCCTGGAACGTTTCAGTGAGCATTTGGGGGCTGCAGTTGCGCCTGCACCTCACCTCcagcatccccacagccttCAGCGCAGCCCTCTGCCAGCGCCGGAGTGGGCAGTGTGAGGCTGAGGCCCCACTCTACACCGTCACACAG CCGGAGGGCTCTGCCCCGGgggagctggcactgctgctgccagtgcaggTCCTGGGCAGCTGCGTGCTG GTGTGGCGCTCAGATGTGCGCTTTGCTCGGAAGCAGCTGCTCTGTCCTGATGGTGAGTGGAGGTCTGGGGGGGCATGGCGGGTGGAGGTGGCGGACAGAGACCCACCCCTCACTGCCCCTCTCCCAGTCTCCCGCAGGCACTTTGGGCTGCTGGGCCTGGCactggtgctggggctggtggtgaCTGTGCTGCTTCTCAACTGCCGCAGCACCTGGAGGCCGGCTGATG GTGGCCTGGGCGGGCGCCCCGTGCTGCTGCTGTACTCCCCGGACTCGGAGGAGCACCTTGGCCTGGTGTGCGCACTGGCCGAGCGCCTGCGTGCGGGGCTGGGCTGCGACGTGCACCTGGACCTGTGGGAAGCAGGTGGCTTGGGGCAGGCAGGCACCCTGCCATGGCTCTACGCCCAGCGGGGCCGCGTGGGCCGCCAGCATGGCACTGTCCTCCTTCTCTGGAGCCGGGGCAGTGCCCGGCTTTTCCGCCGGTGGCGGGTCGGGGCAGCCGGTGGGACCGCTGGCGATGCCCACGACATCTTCGGGGCGGCCATGGCCTGCCTgcacggggagctgggggtggcgGGACATGGTGGCGGGTGGGTGCTGGCCTACTTCAGCCATCTCTGCAGCCCCCGCGATGTCCCCAGGCCACTCCGACCCCTGCCCACCTACCGCCTGCCCcggcagctgcctgggctgctgggtgCCCTGCGGGGCAGCCCCCCGGTTCCCCGccgctggggcagagcaggggggcTCCTGCACcggctgctggaggagggggctggggagggcaccCCCCCAGCTCGACCCTCCGGGGTGGCAGCTGGCACCTGA
- the IL17RE gene encoding interleukin-17 receptor E isoform X1, translating into MRRGRPGAGRGAAAARPWGARCCSPPPRCCCRGSGPPSPASGSPPTSSAGPPVSSGGAGRRARGSRALQADSTLSRPRCRRPARPGPPLEPPALALSGARLCLPAQPCRPCLRVRLALPAAELSGVRGLQLNFLELGSNRAGWLQVWRRHRAPRSSPWQVQFDCFPAESGQQVLVSLRTIPDRGLALSRRRLVTAELPGPVFNHAWVPEARAIEVWVPEGPALMVRLCHQLALECEELPRPFHQQVLVLGGSRVSLPYEFLVPCLCIEASYPHHDSPRSKRCPFRDQPAAYGPELWSSVRFHDYSASSKDQMAMVLSTSCPLHPRATLCWRDVAAETAPCHDIPNSTASEEEQAYTLDKVDVHPQLCFRFSYRNSSHVECPHQPETAWNVSVSIWGLQLRLHLTSSIPTAFSAALCQRRSGQCEAEAPLYTVTQPEGSAPGELALLLPVQVLGSCVLVWRSDVRFARKQLLCPDVSRRHFGLLGLALVLGLVVTVLLLNCRSTWRPADGGLGGRPVLLLYSPDSEEHLGLVCALAERLRAGLGCDVHLDLWEAGGLGQAGTLPWLYAQRGRVGRQHGTVLLLWSRGSARLFRRWRVGAAGGTAGDAHDIFGAAMACLHGELGVAGHGGGWVLAYFSHLCSPRDVPRPLRPLPTYRLPRQLPGLLGALRGSPPVPRRWGRAGGLLHRLLEEGAGEGTPPARPSGVAAGT; encoded by the exons atgcggcggggccggcccggggcggggcggggagcggcggcggctcgGCCATGGGGCGCCCGGTGCTgctcgccgccgccgcgctgctgctgccgtGGGTCGGGGCCGCCGTCACCCGCTTCCGGGTCTCCGCCAACTTC GAGTGCCGGGCCACCGGTGAGtagcggcggggccgggcggcgagCGCGGGGCTCCCGGGCTCTGCAGG CCGACAGCACGCTGAGCcgcccccgctgccgccgcccggcccggcccgggcccccGCTGGAGCCACCCGCCCTGGCGCTGAGCGGGGCCCGCCTGTGCCTGCCCGCGCAGCCGTGCCGGCCCTGCCTGCGGGTGCGCCTGGCACTCCCCGCCGCAG AGCTCAGCGGTGTCCGTGGGCTGCAGCTCAACTTCCTGGAGCTGGGCTCCAACCGGGCGGGCTGGCTGCAGGTGTGGCGGCGGCACCGGGCACCGCGCAGCTCACCG tGGCAGGTGCAGTTCGACTGCTTCCCGGCGGAGAGTGGGCAGCAGGTCCTGGTGTCCCTGCGCACCATCCCTGACCGAGGTTTGGCCCTCAGCCGTCGCCGTCTGGTCACTGCTGAGCTGCCCG ggccTGTCTTCAACCATGCCTGGGTCCCTGAGGCACGGGCCATCGAGGTGTGGGTGCCCGAAGGCCCTGCCCTGATGGTGCGGCTGTGCCACCAGCTGGCCCTGGAGTGCGAGGAGCTGCCCCGGCCCTTCCACCAGCAG gtgctggtgctggggggcagccgCGTCTCGCTGCCGTATGAGTTCCTGGTGCCCTGCCTGTGTATCGAG GCCTCTTACCCACACCACGACAGCCCACGCAGCAAGCGCTGCCCCTTCCGTGACCAGCCAGCCGCCT ATGGCCCCGAGCTGTGGTCCTCAGTGCGCTTCCACGACTACAGTGCCAGCAGCAAGGACCAGATGGCGATGGTGCTGAGCACCAGCTGCCCCCTACACCCGCGGGCCACCCTGTGCTGGAGAGATGTGGCGGCTGAGACTGCGCCCTGCCATGACATCCCCAACTCCACAGCCAGTGAGGAGGAGCAG GCATATACACTGGACAAGGTGGATGTAcacccccagctctgcttccGG TTCTCCTACAGGAACAGCAGCCATGTAGAGTGTCCCCACCAGCCAG AGACCGCCTGGAACGTTTCAGTGAGCATTTGGGGGCTGCAGTTGCGCCTGCACCTCACCTCcagcatccccacagccttCAGCGCAGCCCTCTGCCAGCGCCGGAGTGGGCAGTGTGAGGCTGAGGCCCCACTCTACACCGTCACACAG CCGGAGGGCTCTGCCCCGGgggagctggcactgctgctgccagtgcaggTCCTGGGCAGCTGCGTGCTG GTGTGGCGCTCAGATGTGCGCTTTGCTCGGAAGCAGCTGCTCTGTCCTGATG TCTCCCGCAGGCACTTTGGGCTGCTGGGCCTGGCactggtgctggggctggtggtgaCTGTGCTGCTTCTCAACTGCCGCAGCACCTGGAGGCCGGCTGATG GTGGCCTGGGCGGGCGCCCCGTGCTGCTGCTGTACTCCCCGGACTCGGAGGAGCACCTTGGCCTGGTGTGCGCACTGGCCGAGCGCCTGCGTGCGGGGCTGGGCTGCGACGTGCACCTGGACCTGTGGGAAGCAGGTGGCTTGGGGCAGGCAGGCACCCTGCCATGGCTCTACGCCCAGCGGGGCCGCGTGGGCCGCCAGCATGGCACTGTCCTCCTTCTCTGGAGCCGGGGCAGTGCCCGGCTTTTCCGCCGGTGGCGGGTCGGGGCAGCCGGTGGGACCGCTGGCGATGCCCACGACATCTTCGGGGCGGCCATGGCCTGCCTgcacggggagctgggggtggcgGGACATGGTGGCGGGTGGGTGCTGGCCTACTTCAGCCATCTCTGCAGCCCCCGCGATGTCCCCAGGCCACTCCGACCCCTGCCCACCTACCGCCTGCCCcggcagctgcctgggctgctgggtgCCCTGCGGGGCAGCCCCCCGGTTCCCCGccgctggggcagagcaggggggcTCCTGCACcggctgctggaggagggggctggggagggcaccCCCCCAGCTCGACCCTCCGGGGTGGCAGCTGGCACCTGA
- the IL17RE gene encoding interleukin-17 receptor E isoform X4, whose product MGRPVLLAAAALLLPWVGAAVTRFRVSANFECRATADSTLSRPRCRRPARPGPPLEPPALALSGARLCLPAQPCRPCLRVRLALPAAELSGVRGLQLNFLELGSNRAGWLQVWRRHRAPRSSPWQVQFDCFPAESGQQVLVSLRTIPDRGLALSRRRLVTAELPGPVFNHAWVPEARAIEVWVPEGPALMVRLCHQLALECEELPRPFHQQVLVLGGSRVSLPYEFLVPCLCIEASYPHHDSPRSKRCPFRDQPAAYGPELWSSVRFHDYSASSKDQMAMVLSTSCPLHPRATLCWRDVAAETAPCHDIPNSTASEEEQAYTLDKVDVHPQLCFRFSYRNSSHVECPHQPETAWNVSVSIWGLQLRLHLTSSIPTAFSAALCQRRSGQCEAEAPLYTVTQPEGSAPGELALLLPVQVLGSCVLVWRSDVRFARKQLLCPDVSRRHFGLLGLALVLGLVVTVLLLNCRSTWRPADGGLGGRPVLLLYSPDSEEHLGLVCALAERLRAGLGCDVHLDLWEAGGLGQAGTLPWLYAQRGRVGRQHGTVLLLWSRGSARLFRRWRVGAAGGTAGDAHDIFGAAMACLHGELGVAGHGGGWVLAYFSHLCSPRDVPRPLRPLPTYRLPRQLPGLLGALRGSPPVPRRWGRAGGLLHRLLEEGAGEGTPPARPSGVAAGT is encoded by the exons ATGGGGCGCCCGGTGCTgctcgccgccgccgcgctgctgctgccgtGGGTCGGGGCCGCCGTCACCCGCTTCCGGGTCTCCGCCAACTTC GAGTGCCGGGCCACCG CCGACAGCACGCTGAGCcgcccccgctgccgccgcccggcccggcccgggcccccGCTGGAGCCACCCGCCCTGGCGCTGAGCGGGGCCCGCCTGTGCCTGCCCGCGCAGCCGTGCCGGCCCTGCCTGCGGGTGCGCCTGGCACTCCCCGCCGCAG AGCTCAGCGGTGTCCGTGGGCTGCAGCTCAACTTCCTGGAGCTGGGCTCCAACCGGGCGGGCTGGCTGCAGGTGTGGCGGCGGCACCGGGCACCGCGCAGCTCACCG tGGCAGGTGCAGTTCGACTGCTTCCCGGCGGAGAGTGGGCAGCAGGTCCTGGTGTCCCTGCGCACCATCCCTGACCGAGGTTTGGCCCTCAGCCGTCGCCGTCTGGTCACTGCTGAGCTGCCCG ggccTGTCTTCAACCATGCCTGGGTCCCTGAGGCACGGGCCATCGAGGTGTGGGTGCCCGAAGGCCCTGCCCTGATGGTGCGGCTGTGCCACCAGCTGGCCCTGGAGTGCGAGGAGCTGCCCCGGCCCTTCCACCAGCAG gtgctggtgctggggggcagccgCGTCTCGCTGCCGTATGAGTTCCTGGTGCCCTGCCTGTGTATCGAG GCCTCTTACCCACACCACGACAGCCCACGCAGCAAGCGCTGCCCCTTCCGTGACCAGCCAGCCGCCT ATGGCCCCGAGCTGTGGTCCTCAGTGCGCTTCCACGACTACAGTGCCAGCAGCAAGGACCAGATGGCGATGGTGCTGAGCACCAGCTGCCCCCTACACCCGCGGGCCACCCTGTGCTGGAGAGATGTGGCGGCTGAGACTGCGCCCTGCCATGACATCCCCAACTCCACAGCCAGTGAGGAGGAGCAG GCATATACACTGGACAAGGTGGATGTAcacccccagctctgcttccGG TTCTCCTACAGGAACAGCAGCCATGTAGAGTGTCCCCACCAGCCAG AGACCGCCTGGAACGTTTCAGTGAGCATTTGGGGGCTGCAGTTGCGCCTGCACCTCACCTCcagcatccccacagccttCAGCGCAGCCCTCTGCCAGCGCCGGAGTGGGCAGTGTGAGGCTGAGGCCCCACTCTACACCGTCACACAG CCGGAGGGCTCTGCCCCGGgggagctggcactgctgctgccagtgcaggTCCTGGGCAGCTGCGTGCTG GTGTGGCGCTCAGATGTGCGCTTTGCTCGGAAGCAGCTGCTCTGTCCTGATG TCTCCCGCAGGCACTTTGGGCTGCTGGGCCTGGCactggtgctggggctggtggtgaCTGTGCTGCTTCTCAACTGCCGCAGCACCTGGAGGCCGGCTGATG GTGGCCTGGGCGGGCGCCCCGTGCTGCTGCTGTACTCCCCGGACTCGGAGGAGCACCTTGGCCTGGTGTGCGCACTGGCCGAGCGCCTGCGTGCGGGGCTGGGCTGCGACGTGCACCTGGACCTGTGGGAAGCAGGTGGCTTGGGGCAGGCAGGCACCCTGCCATGGCTCTACGCCCAGCGGGGCCGCGTGGGCCGCCAGCATGGCACTGTCCTCCTTCTCTGGAGCCGGGGCAGTGCCCGGCTTTTCCGCCGGTGGCGGGTCGGGGCAGCCGGTGGGACCGCTGGCGATGCCCACGACATCTTCGGGGCGGCCATGGCCTGCCTgcacggggagctgggggtggcgGGACATGGTGGCGGGTGGGTGCTGGCCTACTTCAGCCATCTCTGCAGCCCCCGCGATGTCCCCAGGCCACTCCGACCCCTGCCCACCTACCGCCTGCCCcggcagctgcctgggctgctgggtgCCCTGCGGGGCAGCCCCCCGGTTCCCCGccgctggggcagagcaggggggcTCCTGCACcggctgctggaggagggggctggggagggcaccCCCCCAGCTCGACCCTCCGGGGTGGCAGCTGGCACCTGA